One window from the genome of Gimesia aquarii encodes:
- a CDS encoding beta strand repeat-containing protein, whose protein sequence is MKQYCLAVIIVLGANSLLFAQTIDQIPEFDNENYSGDVSELFGDSAWFGRYHPHFGYSYEAGDTIGRVGGLSSFEGFLPLFEGYDSDWLAFLDARLLLDDENHNLGSNIGIGARQYLPEYQRTIGGYIYYDTRDTGYANFGQVSGGIETLGDLWDARLNWYIPTGTRRKLLRTTHDPTGTYTFIGHHLFGGTFTRFYQAAMTGVDMEAGRKIYSGPNTDVRAFAGWYHFQANGTPQAWGWKSRVEGRISDVVALNLSIQNDRVFDTTVNFAVSFQWPSITGLRNGPRSNLPARDRLGEAPERLRNIVVTNQEIQDPNGGLLIDPSTGLPYFFMHVETGGSGDGTFEDPFGTLAAAFADTRTQQGNVVVYDHRNAAEAGNFTLATNTQVLSSGPAQFITTQVGQVQLPDSNTGLTPQITGSFTLNNRSVLSGFDITTTGAGSSIIANGVGNLMVSNNTINHTGAGTAISLSNLTGPATFNQTPLTKSGGLGVLISGGNGDVTFTNSSITNTNGDGIDIQNAGGTIQFGQVTTTNGTTSVNVNNGTANITVDNLSSTNAGADSVLINNLTGSFTLNGGTLTNSGATGVTATNSQNITIQNTTIDTPTTEGIFAQNVTNFNFSSNTIDDASIDGIAVLNGSGNGTISGNTIRSILTAFDDAIDVEIGGDATVDIDNNIITSVLALAGTGIEVSTTAGNVTTRIRGNQITSILNAFGDGINYTGNSTGTMTTTITGNTIQNTAGVFGDGISVIYNAGSATTTISQNTIDSDDLVNLFGTGIYLGLNTTGTTDTTINQNTISDDVLAALFDDGISLDIDRGTDHDVFVTNNLIAQTGGLFNDSIEVLLDSGTASAARIQVNSNILFGAGGGGTGLDVFVGSPHLLCVEATGNTTNTSLDFFAAVGGTINVEDLPNLSTNNNGATVNTAGGGTIQNIADCFP, encoded by the coding sequence ATGAAACAATACTGTCTGGCTGTCATCATCGTTCTGGGTGCAAATTCTTTACTTTTCGCGCAGACTATCGATCAGATACCTGAATTCGATAATGAAAATTATAGTGGCGATGTCTCGGAGCTGTTCGGCGATTCCGCCTGGTTTGGACGCTACCATCCCCATTTCGGTTACAGCTATGAAGCGGGGGATACAATAGGTCGTGTTGGAGGACTTTCCTCCTTCGAAGGATTCCTTCCCTTGTTTGAGGGATATGATAGCGACTGGCTTGCCTTCCTCGATGCCCGGTTACTGCTTGATGATGAGAATCATAATCTGGGTTCCAATATCGGGATTGGTGCCCGACAATATTTACCCGAGTATCAGCGAACCATTGGCGGCTACATTTATTATGACACCCGTGACACAGGCTATGCCAACTTTGGCCAGGTTTCAGGGGGTATCGAAACACTTGGCGATCTTTGGGATGCACGACTCAACTGGTACATCCCCACCGGAACAAGACGTAAATTGTTAAGAACCACTCATGACCCTACTGGCACGTACACATTTATCGGCCATCATCTCTTCGGCGGAACATTTACCAGATTCTACCAAGCCGCGATGACGGGAGTTGATATGGAAGCTGGTCGGAAAATTTATTCCGGCCCCAATACCGACGTCCGCGCTTTTGCTGGCTGGTATCATTTTCAGGCCAATGGAACTCCTCAAGCCTGGGGCTGGAAGTCGCGTGTTGAAGGTCGCATATCAGATGTCGTCGCCTTGAATCTCAGTATTCAAAATGATCGTGTGTTCGACACAACAGTTAACTTCGCTGTATCTTTTCAGTGGCCTAGTATCACAGGCTTGAGAAATGGACCACGATCCAACCTGCCGGCTCGTGATCGACTGGGAGAAGCTCCCGAACGCCTCCGTAATATCGTGGTCACCAACCAGGAAATCCAGGATCCCAATGGTGGTTTGCTTATTGATCCTTCAACGGGACTGCCTTACTTCTTCATGCATGTCGAAACAGGAGGCAGTGGTGATGGAACATTTGAGGATCCATTTGGAACTTTGGCAGCCGCCTTTGCAGACACAAGGACACAACAGGGGAATGTTGTCGTGTACGACCATCGGAATGCCGCGGAAGCGGGTAACTTTACACTTGCAACGAATACTCAAGTGCTCTCATCCGGGCCAGCACAATTCATTACCACTCAAGTGGGACAGGTACAGCTGCCTGATTCGAATACCGGCCTGACTCCACAGATTACCGGTAGCTTCACGCTGAATAACCGCAGTGTGCTTTCCGGATTTGATATCACAACAACGGGTGCCGGTTCTTCGATTATCGCAAATGGAGTGGGTAACCTGATGGTCTCTAACAATACCATTAATCATACCGGAGCTGGTACGGCAATCAGCTTGTCAAATTTAACCGGCCCCGCTACGTTCAACCAAACACCTCTCACCAAATCGGGTGGTCTGGGTGTGCTGATTTCCGGGGGTAATGGGGATGTGACCTTTACCAATAGTTCGATTACAAATACCAACGGCGATGGTATCGATATCCAGAACGCAGGCGGAACGATACAGTTCGGACAGGTCACCACAACCAATGGCACAACGTCTGTCAACGTTAACAACGGCACGGCAAATATTACAGTTGACAACTTAAGCAGCACAAATGCGGGCGCTGACTCAGTCCTGATTAACAATCTGACGGGTAGCTTTACACTTAATGGTGGAACTCTCACGAATAGTGGAGCAACCGGCGTTACTGCTACCAATTCACAAAATATTACCATTCAAAACACGACTATTGACACCCCCACGACTGAAGGTATCTTCGCACAAAATGTCACGAACTTTAACTTTTCATCCAATACCATAGACGATGCAAGCATTGATGGAATTGCAGTACTGAATGGTTCTGGAAACGGCACCATCAGTGGAAACACGATCCGAAGTATTCTGACTGCATTTGATGATGCGATTGATGTGGAAATTGGCGGTGATGCAACCGTCGACATTGATAATAACATCATTACCAGTGTGCTTGCTTTAGCTGGTACTGGAATCGAAGTATCCACCACCGCGGGTAATGTGACAACACGGATTAGAGGCAACCAGATTACCAGTATCCTGAATGCGTTTGGAGACGGGATTAATTACACAGGTAATTCAACCGGTACTATGACAACTACCATTACGGGTAACACAATCCAGAATACCGCAGGCGTATTCGGAGATGGTATTAGTGTGATTTACAATGCAGGATCAGCCACAACAACGATCTCTCAAAATACGATCGACTCGGATGATCTGGTGAATCTCTTTGGTACGGGTATTTATCTTGGTCTGAACACGACAGGCACAACAGACACTACTATTAACCAAAACACAATTTCGGATGATGTCCTGGCAGCGCTGTTTGATGATGGTATCTCGTTGGACATTGATCGTGGTACAGACCACGACGTCTTCGTCACCAATAACTTGATCGCACAAACGGGTGGTCTTTTTAATGACAGTATCGAGGTACTCCTGGATAGTGGCACGGCAAGTGCGGCCCGCATTCAGGTCAATAGTAACATACTCTTTGGAGCTGGTGGAGGTGGTACCGGACTCGATGTGTTTGTCGGCTCGCCTCATCTGCTTTGTGTAGAGGCGACAGGAAATACGACCAACACGTCTCTCGATTTCTTTGCTGCCGTGGGTGGTACCATCAATGTGGAAGACCTGCCGAATCTCTCCACGAACAACAATGGTGCGACAGTCAATACGGCTGGTGGAGGCACGATTCAGAACATTGCCGATTGCTTCCCATAA
- the glnA gene encoding type I glutamate--ammonia ligase codes for MTPREVLALCREREIQAIDLRFMDFPGTQKHFTIPAKILVEKSFEDGFGFDGSSMRGWKAINESDMLVVPQPETAFVDPFMTNTLVMTCNIQDPITREDYAKDPRNVARKAESYMRSTKIADVANFGPEAEFFIFDDVQFDQNEHECYYHVDSIEGQWNRGKAGSTPNAGYKIRHKEGYFPVPPADTLQEARTEMMLALMDCGVEVEAQHHEVATGGQCEIDMKYAPLLKTADNLLRYKYIVKNVAAKHGKTATFMPKPLWNDNGSGLHLHMSLWKEGKPLFAGSRYGGLSEMGMYAMGGILKHAPALFAFCCPTTNSYKRLIAGYEAPINLTYSYRNRSAAIRIPVHSPHPENKRFEFRCPDSSSNPYLAMSAVLMAMLDGIQNKIDPGHPLEKDIYDLKPDELAELPAVPESLEQALQALRDDHQFLLVGDVFTEDVIDTWIWYKSSQEVAALRERPHPYEFAMYYDI; via the coding sequence ATGACTCCTCGGGAAGTGCTCGCCCTCTGCCGTGAACGGGAAATTCAGGCCATAGACCTTCGATTTATGGATTTTCCTGGCACCCAAAAACATTTCACTATTCCTGCTAAGATATTGGTAGAGAAGAGTTTCGAAGATGGCTTCGGCTTTGATGGCTCTTCAATGCGCGGCTGGAAGGCGATTAACGAAAGTGATATGTTAGTCGTTCCTCAACCTGAAACGGCGTTTGTTGATCCCTTTATGACAAACACTCTCGTGATGACCTGTAACATTCAGGATCCGATCACTCGCGAGGACTATGCCAAAGATCCGCGCAATGTTGCCCGCAAAGCAGAAAGCTATATGCGGTCCACTAAAATCGCTGATGTAGCCAATTTCGGGCCCGAAGCAGAGTTCTTTATATTTGATGACGTGCAATTCGACCAAAATGAGCACGAATGCTATTACCATGTGGACAGTATTGAAGGCCAGTGGAACCGAGGAAAAGCAGGCAGCACCCCAAACGCGGGTTACAAAATCCGGCATAAGGAAGGTTATTTCCCCGTTCCACCGGCTGACACCTTACAGGAAGCACGTACTGAGATGATGCTGGCGTTAATGGATTGTGGCGTCGAAGTCGAAGCGCAGCATCATGAAGTAGCAACGGGCGGCCAGTGTGAAATCGATATGAAATATGCACCGTTGTTAAAGACCGCTGACAACCTGTTGCGCTACAAATACATTGTTAAGAACGTGGCTGCCAAACATGGTAAAACAGCGACCTTTATGCCAAAGCCACTCTGGAACGATAATGGTTCCGGCTTGCATTTGCATATGTCGCTTTGGAAGGAGGGTAAACCGCTGTTTGCGGGTTCCCGCTATGGAGGTCTCAGCGAGATGGGAATGTATGCGATGGGGGGGATTCTCAAACACGCGCCTGCTCTATTTGCATTTTGTTGTCCCACGACCAATAGCTACAAACGTTTGATTGCCGGCTATGAAGCACCCATCAATTTGACGTACAGCTATCGAAATCGATCAGCGGCGATTCGGATTCCCGTGCACAGTCCTCATCCTGAAAACAAACGTTTTGAATTCCGCTGCCCCGATTCTTCTTCGAATCCTTACTTAGCAATGTCAGCTGTGTTGATGGCGATGCTGGACGGCATTCAAAACAAGATCGATCCCGGTCACCCTCTGGAAAAAGATATCTATGACCTGAAACCTGATGAACTGGCAGAGTTACCCGCTGTACCTGAATCACTGGAACAGGCACTTCAAGCGTTACGCGATGATCATCAGTTTCTGCTTGTGGGTGATGTCTTTACAGAAGATGTGATCGATACATGGATCTGGTACAAGTCCAGTCAGGAAGTGGCTGCCCTTCGCGAGCGCCCGCATCCTTACGAATTTGCCATGTATTACGATATCTAA
- a CDS encoding DUF1559 domain-containing protein, with translation MKLTHSKKRAFTLIELLVVIAIIAILIALLLPAVQQAREAARRSTCKNNLKQIGLAHHNYHDVFKCFPLGARRDHAGGWGQSWWVGILPYMDQAALFNQLNHEVNHSGYVGNGAVADKVIIPLMLCPSSPMKAITHNTGGGSTVRPHYVGISGATNGNGFTNASIHNQYAYTGCCTSVTPGGIKARGGVMLQNLCIKIKDISDGTTNIIVVSECSNYFRDAADNPVQVNSNHGWMMGTADAGETGQNRTFNLTTIRYPPNTVDNSLPGTGTNDGPNNGIYSPHTGGVHALLGDGSVRFLSENIDMQTLRRLATRDDGKPLGEF, from the coding sequence ATGAAACTGACTCATTCAAAGAAACGCGCTTTTACACTGATTGAGTTGCTGGTCGTGATCGCCATCATAGCCATTTTGATCGCCTTACTGTTGCCAGCAGTTCAACAGGCACGAGAAGCTGCCAGGAGATCAACTTGCAAAAACAACCTTAAGCAAATCGGCCTGGCACATCATAATTATCATGATGTCTTCAAATGCTTTCCTCTCGGTGCACGTCGGGACCATGCAGGAGGCTGGGGACAATCTTGGTGGGTCGGAATTCTGCCATATATGGATCAGGCTGCTCTATTCAACCAACTGAATCATGAAGTTAATCACTCCGGCTACGTTGGAAATGGAGCGGTTGCGGACAAGGTAATCATTCCATTGATGCTCTGTCCATCCAGTCCCATGAAAGCGATTACTCATAACACGGGGGGAGGATCGACTGTCAGGCCACACTATGTGGGGATTTCAGGAGCCACTAACGGAAACGGCTTCACGAATGCATCAATCCATAATCAATACGCTTACACAGGGTGTTGTACTTCAGTCACCCCCGGAGGAATTAAAGCCCGTGGTGGTGTCATGCTCCAGAATCTATGTATCAAAATCAAAGATATTTCAGATGGAACTACTAATATCATAGTTGTAAGTGAATGTTCAAACTATTTTCGAGACGCAGCTGACAATCCAGTTCAGGTTAACAGCAATCACGGTTGGATGATGGGTACAGCTGATGCTGGCGAAACAGGTCAAAACCGTACATTCAATCTCACAACCATTCGGTATCCACCTAATACTGTAGATAACAGTTTACCGGGCACCGGAACAAACGATGGCCCCAACAATGGGATCTACTCTCCACATACGGGAGGAGTTCATGCTTTATTGGGAGATGGTTCAGTCCGGTTTCTCAGTGAAAATATAGATATGCAAACTTTACGGCGTTTAGCAACGCGCGATGATGGAAAGCCACTCGGCGAATTCTGA